One stretch of bacterium DNA includes these proteins:
- a CDS encoding Arc family DNA binding domain-containing protein, with amino-acid sequence MGEKKSILLRMDPKLWNELNNWAQDELRSLNGQIEYILRESVRRRAKRKSVLAEQDDVF; translated from the coding sequence ATGGGAGAGAAAAAGTCGATACTGCTGCGTATGGATCCGAAGCTCTGGAACGAGTTGAACAACTGGGCGCAGGATGAGCTGCGGAGCCTGAACGGTCAGATAGAGTATATTCTCCGCGAATCGGTCCGCAGGCGCGCAAAGCGGAAATCTGTTTTAGCGGAACAGGATGATGTGTTCTGA